A portion of the Calliphora vicina chromosome 5, idCalVici1.1, whole genome shotgun sequence genome contains these proteins:
- the Tab2 gene encoding transcription factor SPT20 homolog isoform X2, with protein sequence MAAKPPKPPGNFLKSLLNQHNNNKNQQQQLQHNNEDDDIIESSSSGQAITSTETIKNPAYCNAAITPAIEATAKRTNCNCSNISIMHLFHEMKQEFPTIPDTIVAQCVNENCHQRENCIQMLRNELELNPIPAQSYPAKVLHPPNNNNTTNHINNSNNNNNSGNTTTLQKPPLQQKPIVVQQKPPLKPIKPIRTAPLQPPSSSSSSAVQQSNNNCAKTNAIFAKNTKTTNKQLAGGEDIANNEGGSGGGGGGGPGGQLESNDMPTKITPQYKQSIATSTVNSTTTTAATATEVNNNDNVCVGEPVERNLPRQRPTTLNLNTQLQKQQQQQRQRLNVQLQQRFQEQRNRQQQQQHQQQPQNPTIITKPLRKAPLPPIAPKPSHYQLTNHTNTNTNAVNSGFLNDSLSSPNHTTTTTTTSPLSESEISVSVSLSTPSPTSPNTTTTHRHPQQQHLQTKSPIRHRSVITLQPEPPYTRDFLFTPALITSSTTPSSPSLAAPPNTTALQTTANSSSSANSSPTASVAGSQKSYTSVNLTLRPPVSPTSANPALQPSTIDITAGPGFSGASGGGKSLHYSSTSYDARLGYQQNFQITVTDEGGVFSACRLRPQQQQQHQQQQQRCLNQQLQLQQQFHNNNVVALQQNIQNSIQSPHGVGSINTSSGFGGSGGISGNMCLPPDQAVDAPTQEILQRQKKKRDKLAAALREYKKRFGNVEQEINLLTGTIPTEGLSERLDEEITKLRRDCNDMLRSSNSFTQAPSQQELAINHQPQQPQPQPFPRQRLTQRPLPRPPPPRQTSLDIIQHHSPSSTPHTPPAASLPNLNIYNSPQQQHQQQQQQQLIHTNSPTYLHQQSEPLINNNTTLYTDHSYYGDQEEPLVNDDDGEYEEIVEPQWECNMCTFRNHPQLNICETCDNVRPGMLTNLSRALSATNCTTNTAAAPAGAAASSSASASNLGLLGGASGGGSNNALNNSNSSSRSGLNTANGNLEHDLVQQQLQHFALHT encoded by the exons ATGGCGGCTAAACCACCAAAGCCGccaggaaattttttaaaatcattactAAATCaacacaataataataaaaatcaacaacagCAACTGCAACACAACAACGAAGACGACGATATAATAGAAAGCAGCAGTAGTGGACAAGCCATAACTTCTacagaaacaataaaaaatccCGCATATTGTAACGCAGCAATAACGCCGGCTATAGAAGCCACCGCAAAGAGAACAAATTGTAATTGTAGCAATATTAGTATAATGCACTTATTTCATGAAATGAAACAAGAATTTCCCACTATACCGGATACGATTGTAGCTCAATGTGTTAATGAGAATTGTCACCAACGTGAGAATTGCATACAAATGTTAAGGAATGAATTGGAATTGAATCCAATACCGGCTCAAAGTTATCCTGCCAAAGTTTTACATCCACCAAATAATAACAATACGACTAATCAtattaataatagtaataataataataatagcgGTAATACAACGACACTACAAAAGCCACCATTACAGCAAAAACCGATTGTAGTGCAGCAAAAACCACCATTGAAACCGATAAAACCCATACGTACAGCACCATTACaaccaccatcatcatcatcatcatcagctgTACAGCAAAGTAATAATAATTGTGCAAAAACAAATGCAATATTTGCTAAAAATACCAAGACAACAAATAAACAGTTAGCTGGTGGTGAAGATATAGCTAATAATGAAGGTGGTAGTGGTGGCGGTGGCGGTGGAGGTCCGGGGGGCCAACTTGAGTCAAATGATATGCCCACAAAAATTACACCACAATATAAACAATCGATAGCAACGAGTACCGTtaattcaacaacaacaacagcagcaacagcaactgAGGTGAATAATAATGATAACGTTTGTGTTGGAGAGCCAGTTGAGAGAAATTTACCACGACAGAGACCCACCACTCTCAATTTGAATACGCAATTGCaaaaacagcagcaacagcagagACAACGTTTAAATGTACAATTGCAGCAACGTTTTCAAGAACAACGAAAtagacaacaacaacagcaacatcagcAACAACCACAAAATCCTACAATCATAACAAAACCCCTACGTAAAGCACCCCTACCCCCCATTGCCCCAAAACCCTCACACTATCAACTCACCAATCACACTAATACCAACACTAATGCTGTTAACAGCGGCTTTTTAAATGATTCTCTCTCATCGCCAAATCACACAACGACAACAACGACGACGAGTCCCCTATCGGAATCGGAAATTTCTGTTAGTGTATCATTATCGACACCTTCGCCCACATCGCCTAATACCACAACAACTCACCGTCATCCACAGCAACAACATTTGCAAACAAAATCACCCATTCGCCATCGTTCAGTCATTACTTTACAACCAGAGCCACCATACACGCGTGATTTTCTTTTTACGCCTGCCTTAATAACATCGTCGACGACACCTTCATCGCCCTCTTTGGCAGCGCCTCCCAACACAACAGCACTACAAACAACAGCAAATTCTTCTTCGTCGGCCAACTCTTCGCCCACAGCCTCTGTGGCCGGTTCACAAAAAAGTTACACTTCAGTTAATCTCACATTGCGACCGCCTGTCTCACCAACCAGTGCGAATCCAGCTCTACAACCCTCCACCATTGATATAACAGCTGGGCCGGGGTTTTCGGGAGCCAGTGGCGGTGGCAAAAGTCTTCACTATTCCAGTACATCGTATGATGCTCGTTTGGGCTATCAGCAAAACTTTCAAATAACCGTTACCGACGAGGGTGGTGTATTCAGTGCTTGTCGCTTACGTccccaacaacaacagcaacaccagcagcagcaacaacgtTGTCTCAATCAA caattgCAACTGCAACAGCAATTTCACAATAATAACGTGGTGGCCTTACAGCAAAACATACAGAATAGTATACAATCGCCTCACGGTGTGGGGTCGATTAATACATCATCTGGTTTTGGCGGCAGTGGTGGCATAAGCGGCAATATGTGTTTACCACCTGATCAGGCAGTGGATG CTCCCACCCAGGAAATCTTGCAGCGCCAAAAGAAAAAACGTGATAAATTGGCAGCTGCCCTGCGTGAATACAAAAAACGTTTCGGCAATGTGGAACAAGAAATAAATTTACTAACTGGCACGATACCCACAGAGGGTCTGTCCGAAAGACTGGATGAGGAAATAACAAAACTGAGGAGAGATTGTAACGACATGCTTAGAAGTA GTAACTCTTTTACACAAGCGCCATCACAACAGGAATTAGCAATAAATCATCAGCCCCAACAGCCACAACCTCAACCATTCCCACGACAAAGGCTAACACAAAGGCCGTTGCCCAGGCCACCACCACCACGTCAAACTAGTCTAGATATAATACAACATCACAGTCCATCATCCACGCCCCATACACCACCTGCCGCCTCATTACCCAatctaaatatatataattcaccacaacaacaacatcagcagcagcagcaacaacaactaattCACACAAACTCACCCACATACTTACATCAGCAATCAGAGCCCCTGATAAACAACAATACTACATTGTATACAGATCACAGTTACTATGGTGATCAGGAGGAACCTCTGGTTAACGATGACGACGGCGAGTATGAAGAAATAGTCGAACCACAATGGGAGTGCAATATGTGTACATTCCGTAATCATCCACAATTGAATATTTGTGAAACTTGTGACAACGTTAGACCTGGTATGCTAACAAATTTATCTCGTGCTCTATCTGCCACAAATTGTACTACTAATACAGCTGCTGCACCAGCCGGAGCAGCCGCCTCGTCCTCTGCCTCAGCCTCTAACTTGGGCCTTTTAGGGGGCGCTAGCGGTGGCGGCTCCAATAATGCCCTTAATAATAGCAATAGCAGCAGCAGAAGTGGCTTAAACACTGCTAATGGAAATTTAGAGCATGATTTGGTGCAACAACAGTTACAGCATTTTGCTTTGCATACCTAA
- the Tab2 gene encoding mediator of RNA polymerase II transcription subunit 13 isoform X1: MAAKPPKPPGNFLKSLLNQHNNNKNQQQQLQHNNEDDDIIESSSSGQAITSTETIKNPAYCNAAITPAIEATAKRTNCNCSNISIMHLFHEMKQEFPTIPDTIVAQCVNENCHQRENCIQMLRNELELNPIPAQSYPAKVLHPPNNNNTTNHINNSNNNNNSGNTTTLQKPPLQQKPIVVQQKPPLKPIKPIRTAPLQPPSSSSSSAVQQSNNNCAKTNAIFAKNTKTTNKQLAGGEDIANNEGGSGGGGGGGPGGQLESNDMPTKITPQYKQSIATSTVNSTTTTAATATEVNNNDNVCVGEPVERNLPRQRPTTLNLNTQLQKQQQQQRQRLNVQLQQRFQEQRNRQQQQQHQQQPQNPTIITKPLRKAPLPPIAPKPSHYQLTNHTNTNTNAVNSGFLNDSLSSPNHTTTTTTTSPLSESEISVSVSLSTPSPTSPNTTTTHRHPQQQHLQTKSPIRHRSVITLQPEPPYTRDFLFTPALITSSTTPSSPSLAAPPNTTALQTTANSSSSANSSPTASVAGSQKSYTSVNLTLRPPVSPTSANPALQPSTIDITAGPGFSGASGGGKSLHYSSTSYDARLGYQQNFQITVTDEGGVFSACRLRPQQQQQHQQQQQRCLNQQQLQLQQQFHNNNVVALQQNIQNSIQSPHGVGSINTSSGFGGSGGISGNMCLPPDQAVDAPTQEILQRQKKKRDKLAAALREYKKRFGNVEQEINLLTGTIPTEGLSERLDEEITKLRRDCNDMLRSSNSFTQAPSQQELAINHQPQQPQPQPFPRQRLTQRPLPRPPPPRQTSLDIIQHHSPSSTPHTPPAASLPNLNIYNSPQQQHQQQQQQQLIHTNSPTYLHQQSEPLINNNTTLYTDHSYYGDQEEPLVNDDDGEYEEIVEPQWECNMCTFRNHPQLNICETCDNVRPGMLTNLSRALSATNCTTNTAAAPAGAAASSSASASNLGLLGGASGGGSNNALNNSNSSSRSGLNTANGNLEHDLVQQQLQHFALHT, from the exons ATGGCGGCTAAACCACCAAAGCCGccaggaaattttttaaaatcattactAAATCaacacaataataataaaaatcaacaacagCAACTGCAACACAACAACGAAGACGACGATATAATAGAAAGCAGCAGTAGTGGACAAGCCATAACTTCTacagaaacaataaaaaatccCGCATATTGTAACGCAGCAATAACGCCGGCTATAGAAGCCACCGCAAAGAGAACAAATTGTAATTGTAGCAATATTAGTATAATGCACTTATTTCATGAAATGAAACAAGAATTTCCCACTATACCGGATACGATTGTAGCTCAATGTGTTAATGAGAATTGTCACCAACGTGAGAATTGCATACAAATGTTAAGGAATGAATTGGAATTGAATCCAATACCGGCTCAAAGTTATCCTGCCAAAGTTTTACATCCACCAAATAATAACAATACGACTAATCAtattaataatagtaataataataataatagcgGTAATACAACGACACTACAAAAGCCACCATTACAGCAAAAACCGATTGTAGTGCAGCAAAAACCACCATTGAAACCGATAAAACCCATACGTACAGCACCATTACaaccaccatcatcatcatcatcatcagctgTACAGCAAAGTAATAATAATTGTGCAAAAACAAATGCAATATTTGCTAAAAATACCAAGACAACAAATAAACAGTTAGCTGGTGGTGAAGATATAGCTAATAATGAAGGTGGTAGTGGTGGCGGTGGCGGTGGAGGTCCGGGGGGCCAACTTGAGTCAAATGATATGCCCACAAAAATTACACCACAATATAAACAATCGATAGCAACGAGTACCGTtaattcaacaacaacaacagcagcaacagcaactgAGGTGAATAATAATGATAACGTTTGTGTTGGAGAGCCAGTTGAGAGAAATTTACCACGACAGAGACCCACCACTCTCAATTTGAATACGCAATTGCaaaaacagcagcaacagcagagACAACGTTTAAATGTACAATTGCAGCAACGTTTTCAAGAACAACGAAAtagacaacaacaacagcaacatcagcAACAACCACAAAATCCTACAATCATAACAAAACCCCTACGTAAAGCACCCCTACCCCCCATTGCCCCAAAACCCTCACACTATCAACTCACCAATCACACTAATACCAACACTAATGCTGTTAACAGCGGCTTTTTAAATGATTCTCTCTCATCGCCAAATCACACAACGACAACAACGACGACGAGTCCCCTATCGGAATCGGAAATTTCTGTTAGTGTATCATTATCGACACCTTCGCCCACATCGCCTAATACCACAACAACTCACCGTCATCCACAGCAACAACATTTGCAAACAAAATCACCCATTCGCCATCGTTCAGTCATTACTTTACAACCAGAGCCACCATACACGCGTGATTTTCTTTTTACGCCTGCCTTAATAACATCGTCGACGACACCTTCATCGCCCTCTTTGGCAGCGCCTCCCAACACAACAGCACTACAAACAACAGCAAATTCTTCTTCGTCGGCCAACTCTTCGCCCACAGCCTCTGTGGCCGGTTCACAAAAAAGTTACACTTCAGTTAATCTCACATTGCGACCGCCTGTCTCACCAACCAGTGCGAATCCAGCTCTACAACCCTCCACCATTGATATAACAGCTGGGCCGGGGTTTTCGGGAGCCAGTGGCGGTGGCAAAAGTCTTCACTATTCCAGTACATCGTATGATGCTCGTTTGGGCTATCAGCAAAACTTTCAAATAACCGTTACCGACGAGGGTGGTGTATTCAGTGCTTGTCGCTTACGTccccaacaacaacagcaacaccagcagcagcaacaacgtTGTCTCAATCAA cagcaattgCAACTGCAACAGCAATTTCACAATAATAACGTGGTGGCCTTACAGCAAAACATACAGAATAGTATACAATCGCCTCACGGTGTGGGGTCGATTAATACATCATCTGGTTTTGGCGGCAGTGGTGGCATAAGCGGCAATATGTGTTTACCACCTGATCAGGCAGTGGATG CTCCCACCCAGGAAATCTTGCAGCGCCAAAAGAAAAAACGTGATAAATTGGCAGCTGCCCTGCGTGAATACAAAAAACGTTTCGGCAATGTGGAACAAGAAATAAATTTACTAACTGGCACGATACCCACAGAGGGTCTGTCCGAAAGACTGGATGAGGAAATAACAAAACTGAGGAGAGATTGTAACGACATGCTTAGAAGTA GTAACTCTTTTACACAAGCGCCATCACAACAGGAATTAGCAATAAATCATCAGCCCCAACAGCCACAACCTCAACCATTCCCACGACAAAGGCTAACACAAAGGCCGTTGCCCAGGCCACCACCACCACGTCAAACTAGTCTAGATATAATACAACATCACAGTCCATCATCCACGCCCCATACACCACCTGCCGCCTCATTACCCAatctaaatatatataattcaccacaacaacaacatcagcagcagcagcaacaacaactaattCACACAAACTCACCCACATACTTACATCAGCAATCAGAGCCCCTGATAAACAACAATACTACATTGTATACAGATCACAGTTACTATGGTGATCAGGAGGAACCTCTGGTTAACGATGACGACGGCGAGTATGAAGAAATAGTCGAACCACAATGGGAGTGCAATATGTGTACATTCCGTAATCATCCACAATTGAATATTTGTGAAACTTGTGACAACGTTAGACCTGGTATGCTAACAAATTTATCTCGTGCTCTATCTGCCACAAATTGTACTACTAATACAGCTGCTGCACCAGCCGGAGCAGCCGCCTCGTCCTCTGCCTCAGCCTCTAACTTGGGCCTTTTAGGGGGCGCTAGCGGTGGCGGCTCCAATAATGCCCTTAATAATAGCAATAGCAGCAGCAGAAGTGGCTTAAACACTGCTAATGGAAATTTAGAGCATGATTTGGTGCAACAACAGTTACAGCATTTTGCTTTGCATACCTAA